The Nerophis lumbriciformis linkage group LG05, RoL_Nlum_v2.1, whole genome shotgun sequence genome contains a region encoding:
- the LOC133606044 gene encoding probable polypeptide N-acetylgalactosaminyltransferase 8, translated as MRSGWLKGLLLAVFVTAALLFLSSIGSHKRDNYDNSIREKKMWQKLEQGMDRLLDLVEKLEPKESSIQQKQVKVVKKVAGKKLFPNSGLFKTWGDGMSEEEQKEAENLFGRFGYNAFLSDRLPLNREIPDTRPARCAEKKYPDDLPSLSVVLIYLDEALSVIKRAIRSIIDKTPARLLKDIILVDDHSTNEDLKEKLEAYINVIHEERPGLIKRIQHTEQLGLTQARLSGWKVATGDVVAILDAHIEVHVQWAEPLLARIKEDRTVIVTPVFDKVNYDDLKVTRYGPAADAFDWALWCMYESFRPEWYELKDESQPGKSPSVMGILVADSKFFGEIGSLDGGMKIYGGENVELGIRVWLCGGSVEIVPCSKIAHIERASKPYLPDLSVTMKRNALRVAEVWMDEYKYNVNIAWNLPLENHGEDIGDVSERKKLREKLKCKPFKWYLENVYPMLDPLADLLAYGALINKLKPDLCIDQGPVPGSTPILYSCHYFAPQRCYYRTNGQLYIGGIKSHKYNNNRCLVDPGKGIYPALYDCKMAAEKKFHMLWDFQQGTSIQNRETKRCLEIATGQDGYYELIIQRCTGQIWNIQNYIKEREVKKGQIQQAR; from the exons TCGACCTGGTGGAGAAACTTGAACCAAAAGAGTCGTCAATCCAGCAGAAGCAAGTCAAAGTAGTTAAGAAGGTGGCGGGGAAGAAACTCTTCCCCAACTCAGGTCTGTTCAAGACGTGGGGCGATGGGATGTCGGAGGAAGAGCAGAAAGAGGCAGAGAACCTGTTCGGCAGATTCGGTTACAACGCCTTCCTCAGCGACAGGCTCCCGCTCAACAGGGAGATACCCGACACAAGGCCGGCCAG ATGTGCTGAAAAGAAGTACCCGGATGATCTACCCAGCTTGAGTGTGGTGTTGATCTACCTGGACGAAGCTCTGTCCGTCATCAAGCGAGCCATTCGTAGCATCATCGACAAGACACCCGCTCGTCTCCTGAAAGACATCATACTGGTGGACGACCACAGCACCAACG AGGACCTGAAGGAGAAGCTGGAAGCGTACATCAACGTCATCCACGAGGAACGTCCGGGCCTGATCAAGAGAATCCAGCACACTGAGCAACTGGGCCTCACTCAGGCCAGACTGTCGGGATGGAAGGTGGCCACGGGCGATGTggtggccattttggatgcccaCATTGAAGTCCACGTGCAATG gGCAGAACCATTGCTGGCTCGCATCAAGGAGGACCGAACTGTCATTGTGACACCCGTCTTTGATAAAGTCAATTATGATGACTTGAAGGTGACCCGCTACGGTCCTGCTGCCGATGCCTTTGACTGGGCCCTGTGGTGCATGTACGAGTCCTTCAGGCCTGAGTGGTACGAGCTCAAGGATGAGTCGCAGCCTGGCAA GAGTCCGTCTGTCATGGGGATACTTGTCGCAGATAGCAAGTTCTTTGGAGAGATCGGAAGTCTGGACGGAGGAATGAAGATATACGGTGGTGAGAATGTCGAGCTGGGCATTCGG GTTTGGCTGTGCGGTGGCAGCGTGGAAATCGTCCCTTGCTCCAAAATCGCACACATCGAGCGTGCGTCCAAGCCGTACCTGCCGGACTTGAGCGTCACCATGAAGCGCAATGCACTGCGGGTGGCCGAGGTGTGGATGGACGAATACAAGTACAACGTCAACATCGCATGGAACCTTCCACTGGAG AATCACGGCGAGGACATCGGCGATGTGTCTGAGAGGAAGAAGCTGAGGGAGAAGCTGAAGTGCAAGCCCTTTAAGTGGTACCTGGAGAACGTTTACCCCATGTTGGACCCTCTCGCCGACTTGTTGGCGTATGGAGCA TTGATAAACAAGCTGAAGCCGGATCTCTGCATTGACCAAGGTCCAGTTCCAGGCAGCACACCCATTCTCTACTCATGCCACTACTTCGCCCCTCAG CGCTGCTACTACCGCACCAACGGACAACTTTACATCGGTGGCATCAAGTcccacaagtacaacaacaaccGCTGCCTGGTGGATCCCGGCAAAGGCATCTACCCGGCGCTGTACGACTGCAAGATGGCCGCTGAGAAGAAGTTCCACATGTTGTGGGACTTCCAACAG GGAACGTCCATCCAGAACAGGGAGACAAAGAGGTGTCTGGAGATCGCCACGGGTCAAGACGGCTACTACGAGCTTATCATTCAGCGGTGCACCGGTCAGATCTGGAACATACAGAATTACATCAAAGAGAGGGAAGTAAAGAAGGGTCAGATCCAGCAGGCAAGGTAA